In the genome of Polaromonas vacuolata, the window GACTAAACGCAAATTGTCATTCAGCGGATGCTGCCAAGTCGTGACCATATCGCGCGCCGCTATCTGCGGGTCAGCGAATACTTCAGCTAGATTGTTAATCGCCCCGCACGGCACCTTAGCGGCTTCTAGTGCTGCCAGCCAGTCAGCTTTGCTGCGCTGGAGTAGCACCGCCTCTAGCAGCGGCACGAGCGCGGCGCGATTAACCACACGGTCGCGGTTTTTGATGTACTGCGGATTACTGGCCAGCTCAGGGCAATTGGCGACCAGACAAAACTTTTGAAACTGTTGGTCGTTACCGACTGCCAGTATTAAGTGGTCACGACTGCCATCGGCCATTGGCGCTACCTCAAACACCTGATAGGGCACGATGTTTTGGTGTGCATTGCCCACTCGGGTTGGCGTGGCGCCGCTAACCAAGTAGTTAGCGCCCAGATTGGCTAGCATTGCAACTTGGGTATCTAACAGTGCCATGTCTACCTGCTGGCCTTGCCCGGTTTTTTCCGCATGCCGTAGCGCAGCGAGTATGGCCACCGTGGCATACATTCCAGTCATTAAGTCAGCCACTGCAACGCCAACTTTTTGCGGCCCACCGCCGAGATCGTCGCGCTCACCGGTCACGCTCATCAGGCCACCAATGCCTTGAATGGCATAGTCGTAGCCGGCACGATCGGCGTAAGGTCCGGTCTGGCCAAAACCAGTGACTGAGCAGTAAACCAAGCGCGGGTTGATAGCGCTCAGACTTGCAAAGTCCAGGCCGTACCTAGCCATATCGCCGACTTTGAAATTTTCTACAAAAATATCGCAATGCTTGGCCAGCTCGCGGATTAAGGCCTGACCTTGTGGCTGTGAAATGTCACAGGTGACGGATTTTTTGTTGCGATTAGTGCCTAGATAGTAGGCTGCCTCTTGGGACTGCGAGCCATCACTGTTGGGCAAAAACGGTGGGCCCCAGCTGCGGGTATCGTCGCCGCTGCCGGGGCGCTCAATTTTGATCACCTCTGCGCCTAAGTCGGCCAAGGTTTGAGTACACCAAGGGCCCGCGAGAACACGGGAAAGGTCAAGAATGCGTATGCCAGCTAATGAATTCATTTGACTATTTTGCCCTGTTGCCAAAGGCTTTTCGGCCAAGATCGGGCGCACCACTAATGCTAGAGCAGAAATTGGCTGGATAACTTCTTCACCAGCTTGTTTAAGTCTTGTTCTTTAAGCCGTTGAGGGCTTTTGTGGTCATGTTTTTCTGTCCGGTAGTTGCGGATCATGGATGGTCAAAAAAATAGAAATTCAAAACACAACAAAAAAATGCACTCGCATTGAGCTGTGAAGTCTTTTCGGTAAGGCGCATATAGCGAGGAACATCTGGCAAGACGCATAGGGCAGGCCGCACATCGCATGGCGCTTATGTCATGGCGCAGACAACACGTCGCCAGCCGTCGCGTAGTGAAACGAGGCGTAACATTGCCCAATGTCAACATTGAAATTTTCATCCTTGAGTCGCCGCAGTGCGCTTGTCGCAAGCTTCGCTACAGTCTTGTTACTGTCTGCTTGCAGCCCCGCCTTAAACTGGCGCGACGTGCGAACCGAGGACACTGGGCTCGGTTTCTTGATGCCTTGCAAACCAGACGCAGCAAAAAAAACTTTACCCATGGGCGAGCAACTTGCCGAACTCAAACTGCTGTCATGCACTGCTGGTGGCGCAACTTTTGCAGTCGCCAGTGCCGATATTACGAATGCAGCGGCTACCTCGGCTGTATTGGCGCAGTGGCAGGCCGCAGCGCTGGCTAATATTCAAGCTGGACCCAGCGCGGTTAGCAGCCCTTTCAAACTACTGGGTGCCAGCACTGAGCCGGCCGCAGTAATGGTTAAAGCCCAAGGCAAACGACCAGACGGTGTGCCTACCAATAGTCAGACGGTTTATTTTGCTCAAGGATCGCGGGTATTTCAGGTGGTAATTTATGCGGAAAAAATTGCACCCGAAGCAGCGCAAACTTTCTTCTCAAGCCTTAAATTGGAATGAATACATCAGATTTTGACCTGCGCAATGTGTTGCTTAAGCGCCGCATATGCTTGAGGCGCTAGTGTGGACGGTCTGAAAGTTGATAATCATCAAATAATGAACGGCATTTTTATCATCGCCCACGCCCCGCTAGCTTCCGCTTTGCGCCAATGTGTCCTGCATGTATTTCCCGATAAACCGGAAGGAATCATCGCACTCGACGTACAGCCTAATATGCCGCCGGAAGAAACCTTGGCGCAGGCGCGCATTTTGCTCAGTCAACTCGGCACAGCGCGCACGCTGCTGTTAGTCG includes:
- a CDS encoding CaiB/BaiF CoA transferase family protein; amino-acid sequence: MNSLAGIRILDLSRVLAGPWCTQTLADLGAEVIKIERPGSGDDTRSWGPPFLPNSDGSQSQEAAYYLGTNRNKKSVTCDISQPQGQALIRELAKHCDIFVENFKVGDMARYGLDFASLSAINPRLVYCSVTGFGQTGPYADRAGYDYAIQGIGGLMSVTGERDDLGGGPQKVGVAVADLMTGMYATVAILAALRHAEKTGQGQQVDMALLDTQVAMLANLGANYLVSGATPTRVGNAHQNIVPYQVFEVAPMADGSRDHLILAVGNDQQFQKFCLVANCPELASNPQYIKNRDRVVNRAALVPLLEAVLLQRSKADWLAALEAAKVPCGAINNLAEVFADPQIAARDMVTTWQHPLNDNLRLVASPIKLSLTPVRSDMPPPSLGQHTDEVLHDVLGYSKEKLAVLKSERVV